In Helicobacter pylori Shi112, the genomic window GTTGATTGCTGCAACTGTTACTCATTTTGTCTCCCTTAAATTAAAATAAAAACTAGATGCATTTTCGCATCTAGGTCTCCATTCTATACCTTTTTCCCTAAAAAAAAGCTTAAATGGATTCTATTTGCAACGACTTCTTATCTTCACTGGCTTGCTGTGTTTTTAAGCGTAAAGTGGCAACCACAATGCATGCCGGTATGGTTACCCTATAAGCCGGCCCTGCAATATCAATCGCTGTCCATACGCCTGTAATGATCCAGCCAACAGGGCCTGTTAAAAAGCTCAGAGTTCTTGTAAGCACCTGATTGCCCGCAAGCGATAAACCACGCCCTAGAATGGTTTTTGCGACCGCATTCGCAACAATGACGGCTAATTGATAAGATTTAAAGCCTCCCATTTTAAACAGCGTTAAAGTCGCTGCGCTTAAGGCTTGTCTGTTTAAATTGTCCGTGTTTTTTATGGACAATTCATCGCACATTTCTTTCACTTCTTCATCGTCCATTTCTTCCAAACTTCTTTCTAAGATTTTAGAAAGCATGTTTTGTTCAATTAAAGTCGTTTCGGTT contains:
- a CDS encoding DUF3944 domain-containing protein, whose amino-acid sequence is MAYKYDRDLEFLKQLESSDLLDLFEVLVFGKDGEKRHNEKLTSSIEYKRHGDDYAKYAERIAEELQYYGSNSFASFIKGEGVLYKEILCDVCDKLKVNYNKKTETTLIEQNMLSKILERSLEEMDDEEVKEMCDELSIKNTDNLNRQALSAATLTLFKMGGFKSYQLAVIVANAVAKTILGRGLSLAGNQVLTRTLSFLTGPVGWIITGVWTAIDIAGPAYRVTIPACIVVATLRLKTQQASEDKKSLQIESI